From the Bacillus tuaregi genome, one window contains:
- the ytxJ gene encoding bacillithiol system redox-active protein YtxJ yields the protein MIKLHSIDEFERVLEKENALLVLKHSITCPISLAAYDEYEAFTKEQQEVPTYYLTVQESRPLSNYIAETFQIKHESPQAILFSNKEPVWHASHRKITVTTLTESIN from the coding sequence ATGATAAAACTACATTCGATCGATGAATTCGAGCGTGTTCTCGAGAAAGAGAATGCTCTCCTAGTCTTGAAGCATAGCATCACATGTCCAATCAGCCTGGCTGCCTATGATGAATATGAAGCATTCACAAAAGAACAACAAGAAGTACCTACATATTATTTAACTGTACAAGAATCACGGCCATTATCCAATTATATTGCCGAGACATTTCAAATCAAGCATGAGTCACCACAGGCGATACTCTTTTCCAATAAGGAACCAGTTTGGCATGCTTCGCATCGGAAGATTACAGTTACAACCTTAACAGAATCAATAAATTAG
- a CDS encoding YtxH domain-containing protein — MAGNERMNYEKKDKTDSRISTKDFIIGSLIGAAVGSLTALLLAPKSGREIRDDLNHQAYRLREKTDHIRESVTIKGTELTSSVKDKTSAISKKVSEQSVDLVKKVKGQKTDEEADASTNPVDELFAQNNHSESDIQKKLEETKRAFDETESKFNPQ, encoded by the coding sequence ATGGCAGGTAACGAAAGAATGAATTATGAAAAAAAGGATAAGACTGATTCTCGAATAAGTACAAAGGATTTTATCATCGGTTCTCTTATTGGCGCAGCAGTCGGCTCACTAACAGCATTACTATTAGCACCAAAATCTGGTAGGGAAATACGGGATGATTTAAATCATCAAGCCTATCGATTAAGAGAAAAAACCGATCATATTCGCGAGTCTGTTACGATTAAAGGAACAGAATTAACGTCATCAGTCAAGGATAAGACAAGTGCTATTTCTAAAAAAGTGTCAGAGCAGTCAGTTGACCTTGTAAAAAAAGTAAAAGGACAAAAGACTGATGAGGAGGCAGATGCTTCTACAAATCCAGTTGATGAATTATTTGCCCAAAATAATCATTCGGAGTCTGATATTCAGAAAAAGCTCGAGGAAACCAAGCGGGCATTTGATGAGACAGAGAGTAAGTTCAACCCACAATAA
- a CDS encoding acetoin utilization protein AcuC, whose translation MNDDSIFIYSPELLNYRFNAHHPFSPLRLKLTLDLLDKCNAINSKQIVPPRPATREELILIHDPQFVDAVQLAGDGKLSSQLAESYGFGTEDTPIFPNMHEVTSLIVGGALTAADYVMSGKARHALHLSGGLHHGFRGKASGFCVYNDISVMIKYIQEKYQARVLYIDTDAHHGDGVQWAFYDDPNVCTLSIHETGRYLFPGTGNISERGQGAGYGFSFNIPIDAFTEDESFLDCYRNAAFEVTEFFKPDIIITQNGVDAHYLDPLTHLYSTMATFKEIPKLAHELSHQFCDGRWIAVGGGGYDIWRVVPRAWASIWFEMTENQTNTGILPEEWVTRWQEKSDVILPTNWEDNEHLYEAIPRKEEITEKNKQTLEKALYSIRKEKKA comes from the coding sequence ATGAATGATGATTCAATCTTTATCTATTCACCTGAGCTATTAAACTATCGATTTAATGCACATCATCCTTTTAGTCCACTGCGCTTGAAATTAACGTTAGACCTATTAGATAAATGTAATGCGATTAATAGTAAACAAATAGTACCACCAAGACCAGCAACAAGAGAGGAATTAATTCTGATTCACGATCCACAATTTGTCGATGCAGTACAGCTAGCAGGAGATGGGAAGCTTTCCTCCCAACTTGCTGAAAGCTATGGCTTCGGTACCGAGGATACGCCAATTTTTCCAAATATGCATGAGGTTACTTCCTTAATAGTCGGAGGAGCCCTTACGGCTGCGGATTATGTGATGAGCGGAAAAGCAAGGCATGCTCTGCATCTTAGCGGCGGCCTTCATCATGGTTTTCGTGGGAAGGCATCCGGTTTTTGTGTGTACAATGATATTTCTGTCATGATTAAATATATTCAGGAAAAATATCAAGCCCGTGTCCTTTATATTGATACAGATGCACACCATGGTGATGGGGTACAATGGGCCTTTTATGATGATCCAAATGTATGTACACTTTCGATCCATGAAACGGGCCGCTATTTATTTCCCGGAACTGGTAATATCAGCGAAAGAGGACAGGGTGCAGGCTATGGTTTTTCCTTTAATATTCCAATCGATGCGTTCACTGAGGATGAATCGTTTTTGGATTGTTATCGAAATGCGGCCTTTGAGGTAACAGAGTTTTTCAAACCAGATATCATTATTACACAAAACGGCGTCGATGCTCATTATCTGGACCCCTTAACTCACTTATATTCAACTATGGCTACCTTTAAGGAAATTCCAAAGCTTGCCCATGAACTTAGCCATCAGTTTTGTGATGGAAGATGGATTGCTGTGGGTGGCGGAGGCTACGATATATGGAGAGTTGTTCCAAGGGCCTGGGCCTCTATTTGGTTTGAAATGACGGAAAACCAAACCAACACAGGAATTCTTCCAGAGGAATGGGTGACACGTTGGCAGGAAAAATCGGATGTGATTCTCCCAACTAACTGGGAGGATAATGAGCATTTGTATGAAGCCATTCCAAGAAAAGAAGAAATTACTGAGAAAAACAAACAAACACTTGAAAAAGCATTATATTCGATTCGAAAAGAAAAAAAAGCATAA
- the ccpA gene encoding catabolite control protein A has translation MNITIYDVAREANVSMATVSRVVNGNPNVKPTTRKKVLEVIDRLGYRPNAVARGLASKKTTTVGVIIPDISNVFFAELARGIEDIATMYKYNIILSNSDQNKDKELHLLNTMLGKQVDGLVFMSGNVTKEHVEEFEKSPVPIVLAGSIEETEKIPSVNIDHEQAVFDAVSTFIEKGHKSIGLAIGPLHDPINVHKKLAGYKRALAHAGIEYNEELVAEGDYTYDSGIEAFEKLLEAGNRPTAIMVGSDEMALGVVHGAQDKGFSIPEDFEVITSDNTRLSMMVRPQLTTIVQPLYDIGAVAMRLLTKLMNKEEVDDLIVVLPHRIEVRDSTK, from the coding sequence ATGAATATTACGATATATGATGTTGCTCGAGAAGCTAATGTTTCGATGGCGACTGTATCACGGGTAGTAAATGGCAACCCAAATGTCAAGCCAACAACAAGGAAAAAGGTTTTAGAGGTTATCGATCGTTTAGGTTATCGACCGAATGCGGTGGCAAGAGGGTTGGCAAGTAAGAAAACTACAACGGTTGGGGTGATTATCCCTGATATTTCGAATGTCTTCTTCGCTGAGCTGGCAAGGGGAATTGAAGATATTGCAACCATGTATAAATACAACATTATCTTAAGTAATTCAGACCAAAATAAAGATAAGGAGCTACACCTGTTAAATACAATGCTAGGCAAGCAGGTTGACGGTCTCGTCTTTATGAGTGGAAATGTTACGAAGGAACATGTGGAAGAATTTGAAAAATCACCTGTGCCGATTGTATTGGCGGGTTCTATTGAGGAAACAGAGAAAATACCTTCGGTTAATATTGACCATGAACAGGCGGTATTTGATGCGGTGAGCACATTTATTGAAAAGGGACACAAATCTATTGGGCTGGCAATCGGTCCTTTACATGATCCGATAAATGTTCATAAAAAGCTCGCAGGCTATAAAAGAGCGTTAGCTCATGCTGGTATTGAATATAATGAAGAACTAGTAGCTGAAGGGGACTATACATATGATTCTGGGATTGAGGCTTTTGAAAAGCTTCTTGAAGCAGGTAATCGCCCTACAGCCATAATGGTTGGTTCAGACGAAATGGCCTTGGGTGTTGTTCATGGTGCCCAAGATAAAGGCTTTAGTATCCCTGAGGACTTTGAAGTCATCACCTCAGATAATACAAGATTATCGATGATGGTGCGGCCGCAGCTTACGACGATTGTACAGCCGTTATATGATATTGGCGCTGTAGCGATGCGTTTATTAACAAAGCTAATGAACAAAGAGGAAGTAGACGATTTAATCGTTGTTCTGCCACATCGGATTGAGGTGCGGGATTCAACAAAATAG
- a CDS encoding bifunctional 3-deoxy-7-phosphoheptulonate synthase/chorismate mutase, giving the protein MSNNQLDELRQKVEEQNLQILQLINERAKTVQEIGRVKETQGVNRYDPVRERQMLDQIIENNHGPFEDSTILHLFKQIFKAGLELQQDDHRKALLVSRKKKSEDTVIDLKGELVGAGTPSFVFGPCSVESYDQVAAVAASVKAKGLKLLRGGAYKPRTSPYDFQGLGVEGLKILKRVADEYDLAVISEIVTPTDIETALDYIDVIQIGARNMQNFELLKAAGAVNKPVLLKRGLSATIEEFINAAEYIMSQGNGQIILCERGIRTYEKATRNTLDISAVPILKQETHLPVMVDVTHSTGRRDLLLPCAKAALAIGADGVMAEVHPDPAVALSDSAQQMDLKQFDEFYNEIQKSVFIKA; this is encoded by the coding sequence ATGAGTAATAATCAGTTAGATGAATTAAGACAAAAAGTGGAAGAACAAAACCTTCAAATTTTACAATTAATTAATGAGCGGGCTAAAACAGTTCAGGAAATCGGACGTGTAAAGGAAACACAAGGGGTAAACCGTTACGATCCTGTACGCGAACGTCAAATGCTCGACCAAATTATTGAAAATAACCATGGTCCTTTTGAGGATTCAACTATTTTACATTTATTTAAACAAATTTTTAAAGCGGGACTAGAGCTACAGCAGGATGATCATCGTAAAGCACTGCTCGTTTCACGTAAGAAAAAATCAGAAGACACCGTCATCGATCTAAAAGGTGAATTGGTTGGAGCGGGAACCCCTTCCTTTGTTTTCGGACCTTGCTCTGTTGAATCATACGATCAGGTAGCAGCGGTTGCAGCCTCGGTAAAAGCAAAAGGACTTAAGCTTCTTCGTGGCGGGGCTTATAAACCAAGAACTTCTCCGTATGACTTTCAGGGTCTTGGGGTTGAAGGCCTAAAGATATTAAAACGTGTGGCTGATGAATATGATTTGGCTGTGATCAGTGAGATTGTCACACCAACCGACATTGAAACGGCACTTGATTATATCGATGTTATTCAAATCGGGGCCCGTAATATGCAAAACTTCGAATTACTCAAGGCAGCAGGGGCAGTTAACAAACCAGTCCTCTTGAAACGTGGTCTGTCGGCAACGATTGAAGAATTCATTAACGCTGCAGAATACATTATGTCACAGGGAAATGGTCAAATTATTCTTTGTGAACGTGGTATTCGGACATATGAAAAAGCAACAAGAAATACATTAGATATTTCAGCTGTACCTATCTTAAAGCAAGAAACCCATTTACCAGTTATGGTGGATGTGACCCATTCAACGGGCCGCAGAGATTTATTGCTTCCATGTGCAAAAGCAGCTCTAGCAATTGGTGCAGATGGTGTTATGGCTGAAGTTCATCCAGATCCAGCCGTCGCACTTTCTGACTCTGCACAACAAATGGACCTAAAGCAATTTGATGAGTTTTATAATGAAATTCAGAAATCTGTTTTTATAAAAGCATAG
- a CDS encoding cell division protein FtsA — protein sequence MEEQKKLFALDIGTRSVVGIILEEVSEESYQVIDILIKEHTNRAMLDGQIHDVVAVSRIISDIKAELERTHGPLKKVNVAAAGRALKTERAGVTVPIAGKPMIQKEDILHLELSAVQEAQAIVAEKQHNAENHQYYYCVGYSVLHYRLDHEEIGNLIDQQGTEASVEIIATFLPRVVVESLIAALHRADLEMEALTLEPIAAINVLIPPSMRRLNVALVDIGAGTSDIAITDMGTVIAYGMVPIAGDEVTEAISDQYLLDFPIAEQAKRALLKEGVLTVTDILGFETEMTREDVVTTITPVIAKLAQSICEEILRLNNQKTPKAIMLVGGGSLTPNITAMLAQTMQLPENRVAIRDLNAIPAVSIADHIDKGPELVTPIGIAITAQKSPVHYRTVYVNEQPVRLFEVKQLTIGDSLLASGIKLNKLYGKPGMAMIISLNGQSITFPGEHGEAPLLYKNGILSSLDDPIEHEDQLTVIPGRDGKKPVIYIKDLLDGIPHKTVMINGTSYTVHAQIICNGLHANSEQLISDRDQIECRLPETIEQLLTALDLQAELDKLRPFHLNLNGKETFIPPFSGKLFRNGIEVKPGSSFEHLDVLIIEDKKQPTVRELAEVKQILLSQSIPVSYNGKPLTMTKRITEFTRNQEVLSENEVIADGDQIVYKQKKMEPFIFQDLFNHVQVNIPQKASGRFTLLRNNQQTTFYGKIEPGDDLKIVWPLSQN from the coding sequence TTGGAAGAACAAAAGAAACTATTTGCCTTAGATATCGGAACTCGCTCTGTTGTTGGTATTATATTGGAGGAAGTTAGCGAAGAAAGCTACCAGGTTATCGATATTCTCATAAAAGAGCATACAAACCGTGCCATGCTGGATGGACAAATCCATGATGTGGTCGCGGTTTCTAGGATTATTTCTGACATTAAAGCGGAGCTTGAAAGAACACATGGACCGCTTAAAAAAGTAAACGTAGCAGCTGCCGGGAGAGCCTTAAAAACTGAGCGCGCTGGTGTAACTGTTCCGATTGCTGGAAAACCTATGATTCAAAAAGAAGACATTCTCCATTTAGAGTTAAGTGCTGTTCAAGAGGCTCAAGCGATTGTTGCCGAGAAGCAGCATAATGCTGAAAACCATCAGTATTATTATTGTGTTGGTTATTCTGTTCTTCATTATAGGCTTGATCATGAAGAGATTGGCAATTTAATTGACCAACAGGGAACAGAAGCCTCAGTTGAAATTATCGCAACTTTTCTGCCACGGGTTGTCGTCGAATCCTTAATTGCCGCTCTTCATAGAGCTGATTTAGAAATGGAGGCTTTGACACTTGAGCCAATTGCTGCTATCAATGTTCTAATCCCGCCTTCCATGCGCAGATTAAACGTTGCCCTTGTTGATATTGGTGCCGGCACCTCTGATATTGCGATCACTGATATGGGAACCGTCATTGCTTATGGAATGGTTCCGATTGCCGGTGATGAAGTGACCGAAGCGATCAGTGATCAATATCTGCTGGACTTCCCTATAGCAGAACAAGCCAAAAGAGCATTACTCAAAGAGGGTGTCCTTACCGTAACAGATATACTCGGTTTTGAGACTGAAATGACCAGAGAAGACGTGGTTACGACCATTACACCTGTGATTGCAAAATTAGCTCAATCCATTTGCGAAGAAATTTTGCGTCTAAATAATCAAAAGACACCTAAAGCGATTATGCTTGTCGGCGGTGGCAGCCTAACCCCCAATATAACGGCAATGCTCGCACAAACAATGCAGCTTCCGGAAAATCGAGTCGCCATTAGAGACTTAAACGCTATACCTGCTGTTTCCATTGCCGACCATATTGACAAAGGACCAGAGCTAGTCACACCAATCGGGATTGCCATTACAGCGCAAAAATCACCTGTCCATTATCGAACCGTCTATGTTAACGAGCAGCCCGTCCGACTTTTTGAAGTCAAGCAATTAACCATCGGCGACAGTCTGCTTGCGAGTGGAATAAAATTAAATAAGCTATATGGTAAACCAGGGATGGCCATGATTATTTCCCTCAATGGGCAAAGCATTACGTTTCCAGGCGAGCATGGGGAAGCTCCATTACTATATAAAAATGGAATCCTATCGAGCCTTGATGATCCCATTGAACATGAGGATCAGTTAACCGTCATTCCCGGTCGGGATGGAAAAAAGCCAGTTATCTATATTAAAGATCTACTAGATGGTATCCCACATAAAACGGTCATGATAAATGGAACTTCCTACACGGTTCATGCACAAATTATCTGTAATGGACTTCATGCTAATAGTGAACAATTAATCTCAGATCGTGACCAGATTGAATGCAGGCTTCCAGAAACCATCGAACAATTACTTACCGCTTTGGATCTCCAAGCTGAGCTTGATAAATTACGTCCGTTTCATCTTAATCTTAATGGTAAGGAAACCTTTATTCCTCCTTTTTCCGGCAAGCTTTTTCGAAATGGTATAGAGGTAAAACCAGGAAGCAGCTTTGAGCACTTGGATGTCCTAATCATCGAAGATAAAAAACAGCCAACAGTAAGAGAGCTAGCAGAGGTAAAGCAAATTCTTCTTTCACAAAGCATCCCTGTTTCGTATAATGGAAAACCGCTTACGATGACGAAAAGAATCACCGAGTTTACAAGAAATCAAGAGGTATTATCAGAAAATGAAGTGATTGCAGACGGGGACCAGATTGTGTACAAACAAAAAAAAATGGAGCCCTTTATTTTTCAGGATTTATTTAATCATGTTCAAGTCAATATACCGCAAAAAGCTAGCGGGCGCTTTACTTTATTAAGAAATAATCAACAGACCACTTTTTATGGAAAAATAGAGCCCGGCGATGATTTAAAAATTGTTTGGCCTCTATCGCAAAACTAA
- a CDS encoding GNAT family N-acetyltransferase, with the protein MEHKKTYYSKELTTPVGTLIVEGPMSPEQLSELEFDTGLVAFRPPNKQHEAVIEIASLPEGRIIIARLEKTIVGYVTFLYPDPLERWSEIKMENLIELGAIEVSSHYRSLGVGEALLTVSMMDDAMEDYIIFTTEYYWHWDLKGTGLNVWEYRNIMGKMMNVGNLEWYATDDPEICSHPANCLMVRIGKRVNSESIQKFDSLRFMNRFMY; encoded by the coding sequence ATGGAACATAAAAAAACTTACTATTCAAAAGAATTAACAACCCCTGTTGGCACTTTAATTGTTGAAGGACCGATGTCTCCAGAGCAATTGTCAGAACTTGAATTCGATACCGGTCTTGTTGCCTTTCGCCCTCCTAACAAACAGCATGAAGCAGTCATTGAGATTGCTAGTTTACCAGAAGGAAGAATTATCATTGCAAGATTAGAAAAAACCATTGTCGGCTATGTGACCTTCCTGTACCCTGATCCACTTGAGCGCTGGTCAGAAATAAAAATGGAAAACCTGATTGAATTAGGGGCAATTGAAGTGAGCTCCCATTATCGTAGTCTTGGGGTTGGCGAAGCATTGTTAACCGTCTCCATGATGGATGATGCTATGGAGGACTATATTATTTTTACAACTGAATATTATTGGCATTGGGATTTAAAAGGGACAGGGCTAAATGTTTGGGAATACCGTAATATTATGGGGAAAATGATGAACGTTGGAAATCTGGAATGGTACGCCACAGATGACCCTGAAATTTGCTCACATCCTGCCAACTGTCTCATGGTACGAATCGGGAAGCGAGTAAATTCAGAATCTATACAAAAATTTGATAGTTTACGTTTCATGAATCGTTTTATGTATTAA
- a CDS encoding acetoin utilization AcuB family protein — MIVEEIMKTRIITLTQDQPILEATKLMLQHKVRHLPIVTDDQYLIGLVSDRDIRDATPSILTDPEEQKDVLQKPIKTIMKTNLITGHPLDFVEEIGAIFYEHHISCLPIVKDKKLVGIITETDLLHTLIELTGANQPASQIEIKAPNRAGVLNEITAVFRELKVNILSVLIYQDKKDEGYKIIVIRAQTINPISLIEHIKKAGYQVLWPNLPGIVR, encoded by the coding sequence ATGATCGTCGAAGAAATTATGAAAACGAGGATTATTACGCTAACTCAAGATCAACCTATCCTAGAAGCAACGAAACTCATGCTACAGCATAAAGTCAGACATCTTCCAATTGTCACAGATGACCAATATTTAATCGGATTAGTATCTGACCGAGATATCCGTGATGCAACACCTTCCATTCTAACCGATCCAGAGGAACAAAAGGATGTCCTTCAGAAACCGATTAAAACTATCATGAAAACCAACCTGATTACAGGACACCCGCTCGATTTTGTGGAGGAAATTGGCGCTATCTTCTATGAACATCATATAAGCTGTCTACCAATTGTAAAGGATAAGAAATTAGTTGGAATTATCACGGAGACCGATTTATTACATACATTGATAGAACTTACCGGGGCCAATCAGCCTGCATCGCAAATTGAAATTAAAGCTCCGAATCGTGCCGGTGTTCTGAATGAAATAACTGCTGTCTTTCGTGAATTAAAGGTTAATATATTAAGCGTACTTATTTACCAGGACAAAAAGGATGAAGGCTATAAAATCATTGTGATTAGAGCACAGACCATTAACCCTATTAGTTTAATAGAGCATATCAAAAAGGCTGGATATCAAGTTCTTTGGCCAAATTTACCGGGTATTGTAAGATGA
- the acsA gene encoding acetate--CoA ligase: protein MKLEVLPSLKGDYNLTSYEEVYNSFDWQETEKMFSWYETGKVNIAYEAIDKHAESVRKNKIALYYHEGLRKEKYTFKEMKELSNKAGNVFKQYAQVEKGDRVFIFMPRSPELYFAVLGAIKLGAIVGPLFEAFMEGAVRDRLEDSDAKVIVTTKELLARIPVEELPSLKHIFVVGDDVEENGQIIDFNKKLNEASTQLDIQWVDRTDGMLLHYTSGSTGKPKGVLHIHNAMIQQYQTAKWVLDLKEEDVYWCTADPGWVTGTAYGIFGPWLTGTSNLIVGGRFNPETWYKMLEDYGVTVWYSAPTAFRMLMGAGDEVVKRFDLSNLRHILSVGEPLNPEVVRWGMKVFGLRIHDTWWMTETGAQVICNYPCMEVKPGSMGKPIPGVEAAIVDDQGNVLPPNRMGNLAIKKGWPSMMYTIWNNQEKYDSYFMPGDWYVSGDSAYMDEDGYFWFQGRVDDVIMTAGERVGPFEVESKLLEHPAIAEAGVIGKPDPVRGEIIKAFVALLDGYEPSEELIEDIRQFVKTGLAAHAAPREIEFRDKLPKTRSGKIMRRVLKAWELNLPTGDLSTMED from the coding sequence ATGAAATTGGAAGTTTTGCCATCTCTAAAAGGGGACTATAATCTTACTAGTTATGAGGAAGTGTATAATAGTTTTGATTGGCAGGAAACAGAGAAGATGTTTTCTTGGTATGAGACTGGAAAAGTAAATATTGCTTATGAAGCAATCGACAAGCATGCAGAAAGTGTCAGAAAAAACAAGATAGCCTTATATTATCATGAAGGATTAAGAAAAGAGAAATATACGTTTAAGGAAATGAAGGAGCTTTCCAATAAGGCTGGTAATGTTTTCAAACAGTATGCACAAGTTGAAAAGGGAGACCGTGTTTTCATTTTCATGCCAAGATCTCCAGAGTTATATTTCGCTGTTTTAGGAGCGATTAAGCTTGGTGCGATTGTTGGTCCATTATTTGAAGCATTCATGGAAGGTGCTGTACGTGACCGTCTAGAAGACAGTGATGCAAAAGTGATTGTGACTACAAAGGAACTTTTAGCGCGTATACCTGTTGAAGAATTGCCATCATTAAAACATATTTTTGTTGTCGGTGACGATGTAGAAGAAAATGGTCAAATTATCGACTTCAATAAAAAATTGAACGAAGCAAGCACACAGCTTGATATTCAATGGGTTGACCGTACAGATGGGATGCTATTGCATTATACGTCTGGTTCGACTGGAAAACCTAAAGGTGTCTTACATATTCATAATGCAATGATTCAACAATATCAAACAGCTAAATGGGTTCTTGATTTAAAAGAAGAGGATGTATATTGGTGCACGGCTGATCCAGGCTGGGTAACAGGAACAGCCTATGGAATTTTTGGACCGTGGCTGACAGGTACGTCAAATTTAATTGTCGGCGGTCGCTTCAATCCTGAAACATGGTATAAAATGCTTGAGGATTATGGTGTAACCGTTTGGTACAGTGCCCCAACTGCATTCCGTATGTTAATGGGTGCTGGTGATGAAGTGGTTAAGAGATTTGATCTTTCGAATTTAAGACATATTTTAAGTGTTGGTGAGCCATTAAATCCAGAGGTTGTCCGCTGGGGAATGAAGGTATTTGGTTTAAGAATTCACGATACTTGGTGGATGACTGAAACCGGTGCACAGGTCATTTGTAACTATCCTTGCATGGAAGTGAAGCCTGGTTCAATGGGTAAGCCAATTCCAGGTGTAGAAGCAGCCATTGTTGATGATCAAGGAAATGTTCTACCACCTAATCGTATGGGTAACCTAGCGATTAAAAAAGGCTGGCCATCCATGATGTATACGATTTGGAATAACCAAGAAAAGTATGATTCTTACTTTATGCCTGGTGACTGGTATGTATCTGGAGATTCGGCATATATGGATGAAGATGGTTACTTCTGGTTCCAAGGCCGTGTTGATGATGTTATTATGACTGCTGGTGAGCGTGTTGGACCGTTTGAGGTTGAAAGTAAGCTTCTAGAGCATCCAGCGATTGCTGAAGCCGGAGTAATCGGTAAGCCGGATCCTGTCCGTGGAGAAATCATTAAGGCATTTGTTGCCCTTTTAGATGGATATGAGCCATCAGAGGAGCTTATCGAAGATATTCGTCAATTTGTAAAAACAGGACTTGCAGCGCATGCAGCGCCGAGAGAAATCGAGTTCCGTGATAAATTGCCGAAGACAAGAAGTGGTAAGATTATGCGCCGTGTGTTAAAAGCATGGGAGCTAAATTTACCAACAGGTGACCTTTCTACAATGGAAGATTAA